In Duganella zoogloeoides, a single genomic region encodes these proteins:
- a CDS encoding exodeoxyribonuclease VII small subunit produces MSKKLSAEAATTAAAANVSFEEAMAELAQLVAQMEAGQLPLEASVAAYARGSELVKLCAAQLEKVESQVKVLEGDMLKPFEQAAEAEQ; encoded by the coding sequence ATGTCTAAGAAATTATCTGCCGAAGCTGCAACGACCGCCGCCGCCGCCAACGTCTCGTTTGAAGAAGCGATGGCAGAGCTGGCCCAACTGGTTGCGCAAATGGAAGCCGGCCAGCTGCCGCTCGAAGCATCGGTGGCCGCCTATGCGCGCGGTTCCGAGCTGGTCAAGCTGTGCGCGGCCCAGCTCGAAAAAGTGGAGTCCCAGGTCAAGGTGCTCGAGGGCGACATGCTCAAGCCATTCGAACAAGCCGCCGAGGCCGAACAATGA
- a CDS encoding polyprenyl synthetase family protein codes for MTAAFDDWMKTVQAGSENDLSGFLPAATATPTRLHAAMRYALLGGGKRVRPLLAYAAGALFDADAAIVARAAAAVEMIHAYSLVHDDMPCMDDDALRRGKPTVHIAYDEATALLVGDALQSQAFVVLAEADTSLIPPTRLAAMLKVLAHASGSAGMCGGQAIDLDSVGLSLTLEQLEQMHQLKTGALLRAAVLLGALAGKDLDAAAMAALDQYARAIGLAFQVVDDVLDATADSATLGKTAGKDAADNKPTYVSILGLEPSRALAETLRLDAHAALAPFGDKALRLRELADLIVQRKA; via the coding sequence ATGACCGCCGCCTTCGACGACTGGATGAAAACCGTGCAGGCCGGCTCGGAAAACGATTTATCGGGTTTCCTGCCCGCTGCCACCGCCACGCCCACCAGGCTGCACGCCGCCATGCGCTATGCGCTGCTCGGTGGCGGCAAGCGCGTGCGACCGTTGCTGGCCTACGCGGCCGGCGCGCTGTTCGATGCCGATGCCGCCATCGTGGCGCGCGCGGCAGCGGCCGTGGAAATGATCCACGCCTACTCGCTGGTGCACGACGACATGCCTTGCATGGACGACGACGCGCTGCGCCGTGGCAAGCCCACGGTCCACATCGCCTACGACGAAGCAACCGCGCTGCTGGTCGGCGACGCGCTGCAATCGCAGGCCTTCGTGGTGCTGGCCGAGGCCGACACCAGCCTGATTCCACCGACGCGCCTGGCGGCCATGTTGAAGGTGCTGGCCCATGCATCGGGCTCGGCCGGCATGTGCGGCGGCCAGGCCATCGACCTCGACAGCGTGGGCCTGAGCTTGACCCTGGAACAACTGGAACAGATGCACCAGCTCAAAACCGGCGCCTTGCTGCGCGCAGCCGTGCTGCTGGGCGCGCTGGCCGGCAAGGACCTCGATGCGGCCGCGATGGCGGCGCTGGACCAGTATGCGCGCGCGATCGGCCTGGCGTTCCAGGTCGTCGATGACGTGCTGGATGCCACCGCCGATTCGGCCACGCTGGGCAAGACCGCCGGCAAGGACGCGGCTGACAACAAGCCGACCTACGTGTCGATTTTGGGGCTGGAGCCATCGCGCGCGCTGGCAGAAACATTGCGGCTCGATGCGCACGCAGCGCTCGCGCCGTTCGGAGACAAGGCTCTGCGGTTACGCGAACTCGCGGATTTGATCGTGCAGCGGAAGGCATAA